From a region of the Triticum aestivum cultivar Chinese Spring chromosome 7D, IWGSC CS RefSeq v2.1, whole genome shotgun sequence genome:
- the LOC123170286 gene encoding aspartyl protease family protein At5g10770, with protein MQGSHSEAAAHCISAMASSIPKLLLLLLCTYLHTLVAHGGYDLQSYKVLHAGALKSATINCSQPKVTPSSGGVTVPLHNRHGPCSPVPSTKAPTLEEMLRRDQLRAAYITRKYSGVKGGAGDVEQSDVTVPTTLGTSLGTLEYLITVGIGSPAMTQTMLIDTGSDVSWVQCKPCSQCHTQADSLFDPSSSSTYSAFPCSSSACAQLRRSHQGNGCSSRSQCQYIVKYGDGSSGTGTYSSDKLVLGSSTVKNFQFGCSQSESGNLLKDQTDGLMGLGGGAQSLATQTAGTFGKAFSYCLPPTTGSPGFLTLGAATSGFVKTPMLRSSQVPAYYGVRLQAIRVGGKQLSIPTSVFSAGSIMDSGTIITRLPATAYSALSSAFKAGMKQYPPAQPMGIFDTCFDFSGQSSVSIPTVVLVFSGGVAVNLASDGIILGSCLAFAANSDDSSLGIIGNVQQRTLEVLYDVGGGVVGFKAGAC; from the exons ATGCAGGGCTCGCATTCTGAAGCTGCAGCTCACTGCATCTCAGCCATGGCATCTAGTATTCCGAAGCTTCTGCTGCTCCTGCTGTGCACCTATCTTCACACTCTCGTTGCTCACGGAGGATACGATCTTCAGAGCTACAAGGTTCTGCACGCTGGCGCTCTCAAATCTGCCACTATCAACTGCTCCCAGCCCAAAG TGACACCATCATCCGGCGGCGTCACGGTGCCGTTGCACAACCGGCACGGCCCGTGCTCCCCCGTGCCCTCCACGAAGGCGCCGACCTTGGAGGAGATGCTCCGACGTGACCAGCTCCGGGCCGCCTACATCACACGGAAGTACTCCGGCGTCAAGGGTGGCGCAGGTGACGTGGAGCAATCGGACGTTACCGTGCCGACCACGCTGGGCACCTCGCTGGGCACGTTGGAGTACTTGATCACCGTCGGCATCGGCTCGCCGGCCATGACCCAGACCATGCTCATCGACACCGGCAGCGACGTGTCCTGGGTGCAGTGCAAGCCGTGCTCGCAGTGCCACACCCAGGCGGACTCGCTCTTCGACCCCAGCTCGTCGAGCACCTATTCCGCGTTCCCATGCAGCTCCTCCGCCTGCGcgcagctccgccggagccatCAGGGGAACGGCTGCTCCTCCCGCTCCCAGTGCCAATACATTGTCAAATACGGCGACGGTTCGAGCGGGACCGGGACCTACAGCTCCGACAAGCTCGTGCTGGGCTCCAGCACCGTCAAGAACTTCCAGTTCGGGTGCAGCCAGTCAGAGTCGGGCAACCTTCTCAAAGACCAGACCGATGGGCTCatggggctcggcggcggcgctcagTCGCTCGCTACCCAGACCGCTGGGACCTTCGGCAAGGCCTTCTCGTACTGTCTCCCGCCGACTACGGGCTCGCCCGGGTTCCTCACCCTCGGCGCAGCAACCTCGGGTTTCGTCAAGACGCCGATGCTGAGGAGCAGTCAGGTCCCGGCGTACTACGGCGTGCGCCTTCAGGCCATCAGGGTGGGAGGCAAGCAACTCAGCATACCCACCTCGGTCTTCTCCGCCGGGTCGATCATGGACTCCGGCACAATCATCACGCGCCTGCCGGCGACCGCGTACTCTGCGCTGTCGTCGGCGTTCAAGGCCGGCATGAAGCAGTACCCGCCGGCGCAGCCCATGGGCATCTTCGACACGTGCTTCGACTTCAGCGGCCAGTCCAGCGTCAGCATACCAACCGTCGTACTGGTGTTCTCCGGTGGCGTCGCCGTCAACCTCGCTTCTGACGGGATCATTCTGGGCAGCTGCCTTGCcttcgcggccaacagcgacgacaGCTCCCTCGGCATCATCGGCAACGTGCAGCAGCGCACGCTTGAGGTGCTGTATGACGTCGGTGGCGGCGTCGTGGGATTCAAGGCTGGCGCATGCTGA